The Priestia koreensis genome window below encodes:
- a CDS encoding response regulator transcription factor produces the protein MKKVLIMEKDMIFREGLIQVLSQEYHNLDIKIFQSNAYLVDRYEWCLVDVFSYEEHYKFINELQMLGVKVIVFLKDFNADKDKLQNETLIRADGILLKTMKIAEVIKAFDTISQDIQYYHPLVAQLIIHQLKKNNEKSLEVRRTSLQDSFLTERELDILQLIAKGLNNNEIAEKLTLSPLTINSHMRRIFGKFDVNNRVSALVYALKNDFIKIN, from the coding sequence GTGAAAAAGGTCTTAATTATGGAAAAAGATATGATTTTTAGAGAAGGTTTAATTCAGGTGTTAAGTCAGGAGTATCACAATTTAGACATAAAAATCTTTCAATCGAATGCTTATTTAGTAGATCGTTACGAGTGGTGCTTAGTCGATGTGTTCAGTTACGAGGAACATTACAAGTTCATTAATGAGTTACAAATGCTAGGTGTGAAGGTCATTGTGTTTTTAAAAGACTTTAATGCTGACAAAGACAAATTACAGAATGAAACGTTAATTCGTGCGGACGGCATTCTGTTAAAAACCATGAAGATAGCCGAGGTCATTAAAGCATTCGACACTATTTCTCAAGATATTCAATACTACCATCCATTAGTAGCTCAGTTAATTATCCATCAGTTAAAAAAGAATAATGAGAAAAGTCTGGAGGTCCGTCGAACCAGTTTACAAGATAGTTTCCTAACAGAACGAGAACTAGATATCTTACAGCTTATAGCGAAAGGGTTAAATAATAACGAAATTGCCGAGAAGCTAACCCTCTCTCCTCTAACGATTAATTCTCATATGAGAAGGATCTTTGGAAAGTTTGATGTGAATAACCGAGTTTCAGCGCTCGTTTATGCCCTCAAAAACGACTTTATCAAGATAAATTAA
- a CDS encoding AbrB/MazE/SpoVT family DNA-binding domain-containing protein, which yields MQSIGIVRKVDELGRVVLPKELRKAFDIKHKEPLEIFVDQDQIILQKYHSRGVCAVTGEYTPQNRKFGNGNIILSPKGIEILLNELESLKNRQ from the coding sequence TTGCAATCAATCGGTATTGTACGTAAAGTTGATGAGTTAGGACGTGTGGTTCTCCCAAAAGAACTTCGAAAAGCGTTTGATATTAAGCATAAAGAGCCGTTAGAGATATTTGTCGATCAAGATCAAATTATTCTTCAAAAATATCATTCGCGAGGCGTTTGTGCTGTAACGGGTGAATATACTCCTCAGAACAGAAAATTTGGTAATGGTAATATCATTCTCAGCCCTAAAGGGATAGAAATACTTTTGAATGAATTAGAGTCATTGAAAAATAGACAATGA
- a CDS encoding DEAD/DEAH box helicase, with protein sequence MSKVEWNFNETDEQPKMMEVYHEKAWYDVFCYGLMVQEPEKSYQDATLLLAIVAGNDSAIQSLKASIDLGSKGLYFGQGEKGLTAYEFKREFSLTSERGKYNNFGISLQSNRKAVIIAHDKLMGNDEYVMCFDEDVSEEVRKVLGGGKYGLHILPEWKEVVYDELLKRNYIEPVEFYYDPSLFNESFTILRLNLSEEEADELISTLIKQKKIAFPHVGSGTSLEGVDDLTTYMQTYVNALVEKVSMQVKPTHDPMEHSTMSVFNDYKRKLFPVQSHVSTGIAKRLFNQKSVIIQGEMSTGKTTIMTAIADGYNKLKGKTGFFSCVLVPPSLTKKWAEEEIHAILPDAEVHLIRHTKQLIDYHVAWTNQGRPKPTKPTFFVISFTTMRGDCAYEPAVHFQKIKTKKQVLGQRQPYRYGYYCPTCGSAHQVVSSETTRLNEQGEEVTDRDTRTMDAGEFGTTRRIRNSKKPANAFCSECGDNLWTKRVPTRFSSFKEWSQYEKKLSYAINDGKGRVEDVQSTQQLQNVKAQGEKLKDAVRATLPDFKKMVGKPRKVAAIEYMRRRMKNFFDLTIVDEVHELKGGMTAQGNSLGSLVAISKKVIAGTGTLFGGRAEDVYYLLWRMFPTEMVRAGFKFSDVRSWNEQYGNIEVTTISYEDKGEYSNKLSRGGVKRTEKILPGISPFVFSKFLMQNALLVRLVDVWPDPVELVNVPTILVEMDEELKESYQAMEHDFLRAIESREDGHKLYLPLTNNGVAFPDNPFTYPEVTVKNEDGTRDVIWTPKRLDEDRLLNKERKLQEILKDEIAEGRSSIVYVRDTGSSVEGRDIQPRLQHVIEQIPGAKVAILRSNTTKTDERSDWLKRKVEQEGYNVIIVSQELVKVGLDLLCTPTLIYYQFSWSLFTLNQSSRRAWRIGQTEECRIYYLAYRDTYQDAMAQLIAQKNKAAAAINGELSSDGLSAMLGDEGDLQAMLIKSIKSGEKLKGSTEAWVAETSDRARELLSGIGKKKAPRIPSVSEQFESWLNTQIESVPTRNVLLRHCEKIAEFIQKGAVPGFTVKGKSLEIDLVDVFGMDHVADAYILNHLMSAVRGKKEETSTLETKVVEVKVNTTKKRKAKDPIAGQLAFSLFD encoded by the coding sequence ATGAGCAAAGTAGAGTGGAATTTTAATGAAACAGATGAACAGCCAAAAATGATGGAAGTGTACCACGAAAAGGCATGGTATGACGTATTCTGTTACGGACTAATGGTACAAGAACCAGAGAAGTCGTATCAAGATGCGACCTTGTTATTAGCGATCGTCGCAGGAAATGATAGCGCGATTCAATCGTTGAAAGCATCCATCGACTTAGGATCGAAAGGTCTCTATTTTGGTCAAGGAGAAAAAGGCTTAACAGCGTATGAATTCAAGCGTGAATTTTCCTTAACTTCTGAACGAGGAAAGTACAACAACTTCGGGATCTCCCTACAATCCAATCGTAAGGCGGTCATTATTGCTCACGATAAATTAATGGGAAATGACGAATACGTCATGTGCTTTGATGAAGATGTGTCGGAAGAAGTAAGGAAAGTGTTAGGTGGAGGTAAATATGGCTTACATATCTTGCCTGAATGGAAAGAGGTCGTGTATGACGAGCTCTTAAAGCGAAACTACATTGAACCGGTTGAGTTTTATTATGACCCGTCATTATTCAATGAGTCGTTTACCATTTTACGGTTGAATTTGAGTGAAGAAGAAGCGGATGAATTGATTTCAACGCTTATCAAACAAAAGAAGATTGCTTTTCCACACGTAGGATCAGGAACGTCACTAGAAGGAGTAGACGATTTAACAACCTATATGCAAACCTACGTGAATGCGCTGGTTGAAAAAGTGTCTATGCAGGTGAAGCCGACGCATGACCCGATGGAACATTCAACGATGTCAGTCTTTAACGACTATAAGCGAAAACTATTCCCTGTGCAGTCTCATGTATCAACAGGAATAGCAAAACGACTTTTTAATCAAAAAAGCGTCATTATACAAGGTGAGATGTCAACGGGGAAGACGACGATCATGACAGCGATAGCCGATGGCTACAACAAATTAAAAGGGAAAACAGGATTCTTCTCATGTGTATTAGTGCCGCCTTCTTTAACGAAGAAATGGGCAGAAGAAGAAATTCATGCGATTTTACCAGACGCAGAAGTTCATCTCATTCGTCATACCAAACAGCTCATTGATTATCACGTGGCGTGGACGAACCAAGGAAGACCAAAGCCAACGAAACCCACGTTCTTTGTCATTTCCTTTACGACGATGCGTGGAGATTGTGCGTATGAACCGGCGGTACACTTTCAAAAGATTAAAACGAAGAAGCAAGTATTAGGTCAAAGGCAGCCTTATCGTTATGGCTATTATTGTCCGACCTGTGGAAGTGCTCATCAAGTGGTTTCATCGGAGACAACTCGTTTGAATGAGCAGGGCGAAGAGGTGACTGATCGAGATACACGAACGATGGATGCAGGAGAATTTGGAACAACGAGACGAATTCGCAATTCGAAAAAACCTGCTAATGCCTTCTGTTCAGAGTGTGGAGACAATCTATGGACCAAACGTGTTCCAACTCGTTTCTCCTCCTTTAAAGAATGGAGTCAGTATGAGAAAAAGCTCTCTTATGCGATTAACGATGGAAAAGGGAGAGTAGAGGACGTTCAGTCAACACAGCAATTACAAAATGTAAAAGCTCAAGGTGAGAAACTAAAAGATGCGGTACGAGCAACTCTACCAGACTTCAAAAAAATGGTCGGCAAGCCTAGAAAGGTTGCGGCTATCGAGTATATGAGACGACGTATGAAGAACTTTTTTGATCTTACCATCGTGGATGAAGTTCATGAGTTAAAAGGTGGTATGACGGCACAAGGGAACTCCTTAGGAAGCCTTGTCGCCATTAGTAAAAAAGTGATCGCAGGAACAGGTACCCTCTTCGGCGGCCGTGCAGAAGACGTGTATTACCTTCTATGGCGCATGTTCCCCACAGAAATGGTTCGAGCAGGATTCAAATTTTCGGATGTTCGTTCATGGAATGAGCAGTATGGAAATATTGAGGTGACAACCATTAGCTATGAAGATAAGGGTGAGTATAGCAATAAACTAAGCCGTGGTGGTGTGAAGAGAACAGAGAAGATTCTTCCAGGTATATCACCATTTGTCTTTTCAAAGTTTCTCATGCAAAACGCCCTTTTAGTGAGATTAGTAGATGTATGGCCAGATCCGGTCGAACTCGTGAATGTTCCAACCATTTTAGTTGAGATGGATGAAGAGTTGAAAGAATCCTATCAAGCGATGGAACATGATTTCTTACGGGCGATTGAAAGTAGAGAAGATGGTCATAAACTTTATCTACCATTGACAAACAATGGTGTAGCCTTCCCCGACAATCCTTTTACTTATCCAGAAGTGACGGTTAAGAATGAGGACGGGACGCGTGATGTTATTTGGACACCGAAACGGTTAGATGAAGATCGACTATTAAACAAAGAGCGAAAGCTACAAGAGATTCTTAAAGATGAAATTGCAGAAGGAAGAAGTAGTATCGTCTACGTTCGTGATACAGGAAGTTCCGTAGAAGGACGCGACATACAGCCCCGCCTGCAGCACGTCATTGAGCAGATACCAGGCGCAAAAGTAGCGATTCTTCGTTCCAACACTACGAAAACCGATGAACGTTCAGATTGGCTAAAACGGAAAGTGGAGCAAGAGGGCTATAACGTCATTATTGTGTCGCAGGAGCTTGTTAAAGTAGGCCTAGATTTGTTGTGCACACCGACCCTTATTTATTATCAGTTCTCATGGTCGCTATTTACACTCAATCAATCGAGCCGACGAGCTTGGCGTATCGGTCAAACCGAAGAGTGCCGAATCTATTATTTAGCCTACAGAGATACCTATCAAGATGCGATGGCGCAACTCATTGCTCAGAAGAATAAAGCCGCAGCTGCCATTAATGGTGAACTAAGTTCCGATGGTCTTAGCGCCATGTTGGGGGATGAAGGGGATCTTCAAGCGATGTTAATTAAGTCGATTAAGAGTGGCGAGAAACTAAAAGGAAGTACAGAAGCGTGGGTAGCGGAGACGTCTGATCGTGCAAGAGAATTACTGAGCGGGATTGGAAAGAAAAAAGCGCCACGTATTCCGAGTGTGTCCGAGCAGTTTGAAAGCTGGTTAAATACCCAAATTGAATCGGTCCCCACTCGCAATGTTCTTCTTCGTCATTGTGAAAAAATCGCTGAATTCATTCAAAAAGGTGCCGTCCCAGGATTTACTGTCAAAGGAAAATCCTTAGAGATTGACTTAGTGGATGTCTTTGGAATGGATCATGTCGCGGATGCGTACATTCTTAATCACTTGATGAGTGCCGTACGCGGGAAAAAAGAAGAAACATCGACCCTTGAGACAAAAGTGGTCGAGGTCAAAGTGAATACAACTAAAAAACGTAAGGCAAAAGATCCGATTGCCGGTCAATTAGCCTTCTCACTATTCGATTAA
- a CDS encoding ABC transporter substrate-binding protein, with translation MNLSLNFTQNILNILPTHCLGTNEANVSKLLYRCFYQLENNQLQNDLVKKEIHSEDFTNWIITIESFSWSNGSSGSVNDVINTWKYIIKKNLNNASYLLDIKGAKEFQEGVTPDILGLEIIDTYTVSITFNNPFPYFKEILLNLNLSPVKMLNLQTELRPYGLENFKNEEYLITNNHHFIKKWDEDELIIESDKKSRTSNRYKFTFCNDSELVLKRIQTNDLHIHDGGLLPSDQIYESSIRYLKYYDFLSTYYLFLNMKRENRMPLNLRRNLMRVIHQDNKFITDVDKVQTQQLVPVSLRTWGNSHKDLETYSTNQKYDGLSNPLIFICNDEISYINLAKKIIKLWEKELGIVVELRVYGWDEFIYKLSKGEYDISRGGWVADFPHAYSFYEVMSSTSYSNYSNWHNEEFDNLLSLSGCTNDQNKLNNYFSKMDKLITENVPIIPIYEHKLRQLISSGVSHFDISNTGIINYDGTHLNFKGGEIYEKDRSS, from the coding sequence ATGAATTTAAGTCTTAATTTCACACAAAACATATTAAATATACTTCCAACACACTGCCTTGGAACAAATGAAGCTAATGTTAGTAAGCTTCTGTATAGATGCTTCTATCAGTTAGAAAATAACCAATTACAAAATGATTTAGTTAAAAAGGAAATCCACAGTGAGGACTTTACAAATTGGATTATTACTATAGAAAGTTTCAGCTGGAGTAATGGAAGTAGTGGCAGCGTTAATGATGTTATAAACACGTGGAAATATATAATTAAAAAAAATTTAAACAACGCTTCATATTTATTAGATATTAAGGGAGCAAAAGAGTTTCAGGAGGGGGTAACACCTGACATATTAGGTTTAGAAATAATAGATACATATACTGTTTCTATTACATTTAATAATCCATTCCCCTACTTTAAAGAAATTTTGCTAAACCTTAATTTATCACCAGTCAAGATGCTTAATCTTCAGACAGAATTAAGGCCTTATGGATTAGAAAACTTTAAAAATGAAGAATATCTGATTACAAACAATCATCATTTTATAAAAAAATGGGATGAAGATGAATTAATAATTGAAAGTGATAAGAAAAGTAGGACAAGTAATCGTTATAAATTTACATTTTGTAACGATTCTGAGTTGGTTTTAAAAAGAATTCAGACAAATGATTTACATATACATGATGGTGGTTTGTTACCTAGTGATCAAATTTACGAATCTTCTATTAGGTATTTAAAATATTATGATTTTCTAAGTACCTATTATCTATTCCTAAATATGAAAAGAGAGAATAGAATGCCTTTAAATTTACGACGAAATTTGATGAGAGTCATACACCAAGATAATAAATTTATTACTGACGTAGATAAGGTTCAAACACAACAATTAGTGCCAGTATCCTTAAGAACCTGGGGAAATTCCCATAAAGACTTAGAAACATACTCTACAAATCAAAAGTATGATGGTCTATCCAATCCATTAATTTTTATATGTAATGACGAAATAAGTTATATCAATTTAGCAAAAAAAATAATTAAATTATGGGAAAAAGAACTAGGAATTGTTGTTGAATTGAGAGTATATGGCTGGGACGAATTTATATATAAGCTTTCCAAGGGAGAGTATGACATCTCACGTGGTGGATGGGTAGCAGATTTTCCACATGCATATAGCTTTTATGAAGTTATGAGCTCCACTAGTTATTCAAATTATTCAAATTGGCATAACGAGGAGTTTGATAATCTCCTTTCTCTTTCAGGTTGTACTAATGACCAAAACAAGCTAAATAATTACTTTAGTAAAATGGATAAATTAATCACTGAGAACGTACCAATTATACCAATTTATGAGCACAAACTTAGACAACTAATTAGCAGTGGTGTTTCACATTTTGATATATCTAATACTGGCATTATTAATTACGATGGAACCCATCTAAACTTTAAAGGAGGTGAAATCTATGAAAAAGATCGTAGTTCGTAA
- a CDS encoding MFS transporter yields the protein MKTNVNSTIFTPFRNHLLWRNNNFFRLWIGGAFSVIGYRLYSFIISWFVIELTGSTSILGLLFVCWAIPNMFFMIAGGALSDNYNKVKIMWISDITRAITLTILLILYVTNLTFTPALFVISLIFGISNAMFIPARDSLLPEIIEKFDIQKGNSLRELINQIAIVLGPVIGAVGIEILGAGKSFIIPIFFMIMSAFFIKKISYTGFKVNKKEQKNLFREVKQGFLIIKNNKPIVYMFICMAVFNLGYFGPLVIGLPYLSKVALNTGVLGFTLFEVSMAAGMIIGSIICSKVNLTRTGWVVFSNTLAAGLLFSLVGFANNVFLISLILMIIGILVTIINILMYSTVQKEFDIKVLGIVLGFLNFLVVGMDPISFFLSGIAFDFLDVKIVFLLGGLLVGFVGLIGICVKGTRSLETT from the coding sequence ATGAAAACTAATGTTAATAGTACAATATTCACACCATTTCGTAACCATTTATTGTGGAGAAACAATAATTTTTTCAGGTTATGGATTGGAGGAGCTTTTTCAGTAATTGGCTATAGATTATACTCCTTTATAATTTCTTGGTTTGTTATTGAACTGACTGGCTCAACTTCTATACTCGGGTTGTTATTCGTTTGCTGGGCTATTCCTAATATGTTTTTTATGATAGCTGGGGGGGCGCTGTCCGATAACTACAACAAGGTTAAAATTATGTGGATATCGGATATAACGAGAGCTATCACCTTAACAATATTATTGATTTTGTATGTTACCAATCTAACTTTTACACCTGCCCTTTTTGTAATATCCCTTATTTTCGGAATTAGTAATGCAATGTTTATTCCAGCGAGAGATTCTTTATTGCCAGAGATAATTGAAAAATTTGATATACAAAAGGGTAACTCACTACGTGAGTTAATAAACCAAATAGCAATCGTTTTAGGACCTGTAATAGGAGCAGTAGGAATTGAGATTTTAGGTGCTGGAAAATCATTTATTATCCCTATCTTTTTTATGATAATGTCTGCATTTTTTATAAAAAAAATATCCTACACAGGATTTAAAGTTAACAAAAAGGAACAAAAAAATTTATTTAGGGAAGTTAAACAAGGGTTTTTAATTATTAAAAACAATAAACCTATTGTCTATATGTTTATATGTATGGCTGTTTTTAATTTAGGCTATTTTGGGCCATTAGTTATCGGATTACCATATCTTTCAAAAGTTGCTCTTAATACTGGGGTCTTAGGGTTTACGCTATTTGAGGTTTCAATGGCTGCAGGAATGATAATAGGATCAATAATTTGCTCTAAAGTAAATTTAACAAGGACTGGTTGGGTAGTATTTAGCAATACACTGGCTGCTGGATTATTATTTTCACTTGTTGGATTTGCCAATAATGTGTTTTTAATTTCTTTAATACTAATGATCATTGGGATTTTAGTGACTATTATTAATATACTTATGTATTCTACTGTTCAAAAAGAGTTTGACATAAAAGTGTTGGGCATAGTATTGGGATTCCTTAACTTTTTAGTAGTAGGAATGGATCCAATATCTTTCTTCCTTTCAGGAATAGCTTTTGACTTTTTAGATGTAAAAATAGTTTTCTTATTGGGTGGACTGTTAGTAGGGTTCGTTGGTTTAATAGGCATTTGTGTTAAGGGAACAAGGTCTCTGGAAACAACGTAA
- a CDS encoding ArdC-like ssDNA-binding domain-containing protein, whose amino-acid sequence MTYKKRTKKANQETQMERVKELTNMLEEGVRNFSYDPDHFKALLKMKALMPSYSFRNILLAMGQMEHASFIAPFKKWNELGRKVIKGEKALRILAPRFKKVEPDCSQEDVVEPSEGEVEVCGFIAVPVFDVSQTEPISDDQGALPIDELKPVLKGESEQAADIVNMAEWIAKNDQCPVTYGNAGTANGFYQPSLHRIVVSDRLSGNHRAKTLVHELVHSKVHRYSTVSKEEREVVAEGCAFVICSYFDLDTSDYSFRYVKSWSKSDDALLTYGSQICDVAKTIIQEFEEAKVTLSSAELVSA is encoded by the coding sequence ATGACGTACAAAAAGAGAACAAAGAAAGCCAATCAAGAAACGCAAATGGAGCGAGTAAAAGAACTAACCAACATGTTAGAAGAAGGAGTTCGAAACTTTTCCTACGATCCTGACCATTTTAAAGCGTTGTTGAAAATGAAAGCCTTAATGCCATCTTATTCATTTCGCAATATCTTATTAGCGATGGGACAGATGGAGCATGCTTCCTTTATTGCCCCGTTCAAAAAATGGAATGAACTTGGTCGTAAAGTAATCAAAGGGGAAAAAGCGCTTCGAATTTTAGCTCCGAGATTTAAAAAGGTGGAACCAGATTGTAGTCAGGAAGATGTCGTTGAACCGTCAGAGGGTGAAGTGGAAGTTTGTGGATTCATTGCCGTTCCGGTATTTGATGTGTCCCAAACGGAACCAATCTCTGATGATCAAGGTGCTCTTCCGATTGACGAACTCAAGCCTGTATTAAAAGGTGAAAGTGAACAAGCAGCCGACATCGTGAACATGGCTGAATGGATCGCCAAGAACGATCAGTGCCCCGTTACATACGGCAATGCAGGGACAGCGAATGGTTTTTACCAACCGTCTCTTCATCGCATTGTGGTATCGGATCGCTTATCTGGAAATCATCGAGCGAAAACACTTGTTCATGAATTGGTCCATTCCAAAGTTCATCGGTATTCAACTGTATCCAAAGAGGAACGTGAAGTCGTAGCTGAAGGTTGCGCCTTTGTTATCTGTTCTTACTTTGATTTAGATACCTCCGACTACTCTTTCCGCTATGTAAAGAGCTGGAGTAAATCAGATGATGCGTTATTGACGTACGGCAGCCAAATTTGTGATGTCGCCAAAACGATCATTCAAGAATTCGAGGAAGCAAAAGTGACATTGTCTTCTGCCGAATTAGTGAGTGCTTAA
- a CDS encoding DUF2325 domain-containing protein, whose product MKKTVAIFGGDKESTYKQLGKKNGCDVLFHNGKARNGGTVKAFQPLVNKADFCIVLLGSIGHISQDLIKELGKELGKPVIFQPGKGVSAALRKGLDLVEAV is encoded by the coding sequence ATGAAAAAAACAGTAGCGATTTTTGGTGGAGACAAAGAAAGCACATATAAGCAATTAGGTAAGAAAAATGGATGCGATGTTCTTTTTCATAACGGAAAAGCACGAAATGGTGGCACAGTAAAAGCATTTCAACCTCTTGTGAACAAAGCTGATTTTTGTATCGTGCTGCTTGGATCAATTGGGCATATTTCTCAGGATCTAATCAAAGAGCTAGGCAAGGAGCTGGGCAAGCCGGTGATCTTTCAACCAGGTAAGGGAGTTTCCGCAGCGCTTCGCAAGGGACTTGATCTAGTAGAGGCTGTTTAA
- a CDS encoding ABC transporter substrate-binding protein: MEFNINFDNNYGFKELNPATCQDTSTANILHNIYKGLFFYNGITLTPGMLNELKFDEQQNTYTFFLRECVWSDHSPVVSADFVSAWMSVIKGMDINIEFFKMIKNVNSYLSGKSTEDDIGINIINNKMFSVTLEYDCPHFLHITASTPYLPLPQNIKKDKIGYVGNSNFIIKENNIKSMKLAHVSRPIEINISCDCNEESIHHKFVNKEIDFSDGIPVNYMSMYAEQGLINYVPEFGTSFIQFNCENLNLNQRTLVENTINKEQLVTAYLQNEKTDNFIPWHLINESNTSTTQIKKSLNGSTTGLAFHNKSIQFLVNNLDLYVNIAKEIKEQIENGLECSVELIVCEWEDFVERLRNGKYDIVLSGWIGDYFDPYSMLSIWHSGSSNNYASFNNENYDSLLIKSQEIRDEIERYQLFALAENVLLEQKVLIPLYHYRLPLLIQSNYKEHLNFSPLGIIDLNSIDYKKGVFTNETK; encoded by the coding sequence TTGGAATTTAATATAAACTTTGATAATAATTATGGATTCAAAGAATTAAATCCTGCTACATGCCAGGATACATCTACAGCTAACATCTTACACAACATTTATAAAGGCCTGTTCTTTTATAATGGAATTACATTAACTCCCGGTATGTTAAATGAATTAAAATTTGACGAACAACAAAATACATATACTTTCTTCTTAAGAGAATGTGTTTGGTCAGATCATTCTCCAGTTGTTTCTGCAGATTTTGTAAGCGCTTGGATGAGCGTCATAAAAGGAATGGATATTAATATTGAATTTTTTAAAATGATTAAAAACGTAAATAGCTATTTGAGTGGAAAATCTACAGAAGATGACATTGGAATTAATATAATTAATAATAAAATGTTTTCAGTCACGTTAGAATACGACTGTCCTCATTTTTTACATATTACTGCATCAACTCCTTATTTGCCATTACCTCAAAATATTAAAAAAGATAAAATTGGATACGTTGGAAACAGCAATTTTATTATAAAAGAAAATAATATAAAGTCTATGAAGTTAGCACATGTTAGTAGACCTATAGAAATTAACATATCTTGTGATTGCAATGAGGAGTCGATCCATCACAAATTTGTAAACAAAGAAATTGATTTTAGCGATGGAATACCTGTTAATTATATGTCTATGTATGCTGAACAAGGACTTATAAATTACGTTCCTGAATTCGGAACATCTTTTATTCAGTTTAATTGTGAAAATTTAAATTTAAATCAAAGAACACTAGTTGAAAATACTATAAATAAAGAGCAACTTGTTACTGCTTACTTACAAAATGAGAAAACCGATAATTTTATACCTTGGCATTTAATCAACGAAAGTAATACCTCAACAACACAGATCAAAAAAAGCCTAAATGGGAGCACTACTGGCTTAGCTTTTCATAATAAAAGTATTCAATTTCTGGTTAACAATTTAGATCTATATGTCAATATAGCAAAAGAAATTAAAGAACAGATCGAAAATGGTTTAGAATGTAGCGTAGAACTTATAGTATGCGAATGGGAAGATTTTGTTGAAAGGTTAAGAAATGGAAAATACGATATTGTACTTAGTGGATGGATAGGAGATTACTTTGATCCGTACTCTATGCTTAGTATCTGGCATTCTGGTTCATCTAACAACTATGCAAGCTTCAATAATGAAAATTATGATTCATTATTGATTAAGAGTCAGGAAATAAGAGACGAAATAGAACGATATCAATTATTCGCTTTGGCAGAGAATGTTTTACTTGAGCAAAAAGTACTTATACCTTTATATCATTACAGACTGCCTTTATTAATACAGAGTAATTATAAGGAACATTTGAATTTCTCTCCACTGGGAATTATTGACTTAAATTCGATAGACTATAAAAAAGGGGTGTTTACAAATGAAACTAAATAA
- a CDS encoding HesA/MoeB/ThiF family protein translates to MDKQAKFKLKDTFFIAQNGDKVQFGDEPGYSFEVLDESGFFQDFIVLLDGTNTIQDIKSQLQPVYPEITEDYIEELILDLDRNFLITVHNSPKRIIEPKHISNLNFFENFSTLGNTNEDLLDNIRNLKLGIVGLGGLGSNILMQLAGLGVNNIYIIEPDNVEEKNLNRQFLYRISDIGKPKAIAAKENIYGLNPDIKISTKILEVASTQDLLTHLPNDIDLLICAADQPLLKIQLWCNQFCLINDIPLITGGLGCTQGHFLTVIPNQTPCLECFYHNLLKNDEVKKTLNQLMDYKNKNAALGNSINLIASSIISEIIKIFSLDLAPVSLGKRVFIDFINLTYNYENNWLKDESCNCNNKPSLPMKTVLEELEGDLLGI, encoded by the coding sequence ATGGATAAGCAAGCAAAATTTAAATTAAAAGATACTTTTTTTATAGCACAGAACGGTGATAAAGTTCAATTTGGTGATGAGCCAGGATATAGTTTTGAGGTGTTAGACGAATCGGGGTTTTTTCAAGATTTTATTGTACTACTTGACGGTACTAATACCATTCAAGATATAAAGTCTCAATTACAGCCTGTCTACCCGGAAATAACCGAAGATTATATCGAGGAACTTATTCTAGATCTAGATAGAAACTTCTTAATCACTGTACATAATTCTCCAAAAAGAATTATTGAACCTAAACATATAAGTAATCTAAATTTCTTTGAAAACTTTTCAACTTTAGGAAATACTAACGAGGATTTATTAGACAATATTAGAAATTTAAAGTTAGGAATAGTTGGCTTAGGCGGTTTGGGTAGTAACATTTTAATGCAACTGGCAGGATTAGGCGTGAACAATATTTACATTATTGAACCTGATAATGTAGAAGAGAAAAACTTGAACAGACAGTTTCTTTATAGAATAAGTGATATTGGTAAACCAAAAGCAATTGCTGCAAAAGAAAATATATATGGTTTAAATCCTGATATAAAAATTAGTACAAAGATTTTAGAAGTAGCTTCTACTCAGGACCTTCTTACTCATTTACCGAATGATATTGATTTATTAATTTGTGCAGCGGATCAGCCTCTATTAAAAATTCAGTTATGGTGTAATCAATTCTGCCTAATTAATGATATTCCACTTATAACAGGTGGTTTAGGTTGTACACAAGGTCATTTCCTTACAGTTATTCCTAATCAGACACCTTGCTTAGAGTGTTTTTATCATAATTTACTAAAAAATGATGAGGTAAAGAAAACGCTTAATCAACTAATGGATTATAAAAACAAAAATGCAGCACTAGGAAATAGTATCAATCTAATAGCTAGTTCCATCATTTCAGAAATTATAAAAATATTTTCTTTAGACTTAGCACCTGTTTCGCTAGGAAAAAGGGTCTTTATAGATTTTATTAATTTAACTTATAATTATGAAAATAATTGGCTTAAAGATGAAAGCTGTAATTGTAATAACAAACCGTCACTACCAATGAAAACTGTATTAGAAGAATTGGAAGGTGATCTACTTGGAATTTAA